A genome region from Cervus canadensis isolate Bull #8, Minnesota chromosome 10, ASM1932006v1, whole genome shotgun sequence includes the following:
- the YTHDF1 gene encoding YTH domain-containing family protein 1 isoform X1 — MKHVGHQRGPPVRSHVRPAANQRTKGQDNKVQNGSLHQKDTVHDNDFEPYLSGQSNQSNSYPSMADPYLSSYYPPSIGFPYSLNEAPWSTGGDPPIPYLTTYGQLSNGDHHFVHDAVFGQPGGLGSNIYQHRFNFFPENPAFSAWGTSGSQGQQAQSSAYGNSYTYPPSSLGGTIVDGQTGFHGDTLNKAPGMNSLEQGMVGLKIGDVTTSGVKTVGSVVSSVAMTGILSGNGGTNVPLPVSKPTSWAAIASKPAKPQPKMKAKSGPAIGGALPPPPIKHNMDIGTWDNKGSVPKAPAPQQVPASSAAPQPQPAMQPLPAQPPLPAPPQHTAPQQLPQTRWVAPRSRNAAFGQTGGPGSDSNSPGSAQPSTTPSAESHPVLEKLKAAHSYNPKEFDWNLKSGRVFIIKSYSEDDVHRSIKYSLWCSTEHGNRRLDSAFRALGSKGPVYLLFSVNGSGHFCGVAEMKSPVDYGTSAGVWSQDKWKGKFDVKWIFVKDVPNSQLRHIRLENNDNKPVTNSRDTQEVPLEKARQVLRIIASYRHSTSIFDDFSHYERRQEEEEVVRKERQSRSKQ; from the exons ATGAAGCATGTCGGCCACCAGCGTGGACCCCCAG TCCGTTCGCATGTCCGGCCTGCGGCGAATCAGAGAACAAAAGGACAAGATAATAAAG TACAAaatggttctttgcatcagaagGATACCGTTCACGACAATGACTTTGAGCCCTACCTTTCCGGACAGTCAAACCAG AGTAACAGTTACCCCTCCATGGCCGACCCCTACCTGTCCAGCTATTACCCACCATCCATCGGATTCCCCTATTCCCTCAACGAGGCACCATGGTCTACAGGAGGGGACCCTCCAATCCCCTACCTCACCACCTATGGACAGCTCAGTAACGGAGACCACCACTTCGTGCACGATGCCGTTTTCGGGCAGCCTGGGGGACTGGGGAGCAACATCTACCAGCACAGGTTCaattttttccctgaaaatcCTGCCTTTTCAGCCTGGGGGACAAGTGGGTCTCAGGGTCAACAGGCTCAGAGTTCAGCGTATGGAAACAGCTACACCTACCCGCCGAGCTCCTTGGGTGGCACAATTGTGGACGGACAGACAGGCTTTCACGGTGATACTCTCAACAAGGCACCAGGAATGAAcagcctggagcagggcatggtgGGCCTGAAGATTGGGGACGTCACCACCTCTGGGGTCAAGACGGTAGGGTCAGTAGTCAGCAGTGTGGCCATGACGGGCATCCTTTCCGGCAATGGCGGGACCAATGTGCCCCTGCCGGTATCGAAGCCGACCTCATGGGCTGCCATTGCCAGCAAACCTGCCAAACCACAACCGAAAATGAAGGCCAAGAGTGGGCCTGCCATCGGGGGGGCGCTGCCCCCGCCACCTATTAAACATAATATGGACATTGGTACTTGGGACAACAAGGGGTCTGTGCCCAAAGCCCCGGCCCCCCAGCAGGTGCCAGCCTCCTCGGcggccccccagccccagccggCCATGCAACCTCTTCCCGCCCAACCTCCCCTTCCGGCCCCACCACAGCACACGGCCCCCCAGCAGCTGCCCCAGACCCGCTGGGTTGCCCCTCGCAGCAGAAATGCGGCGTTTGGGCAGACCGGGGGCCCTGGCAGTGACAGTAACTCCCCTGGGAGCGCCCAGCCCAGCACGACCCCGAGCGCAGAGTCCCACCCCGTCTTAGAAAAACTGAAAGCCGCCCACAGCTACAACCCCAAGGAGTTTGACTGGAACCTGAAGAGCGGGCGCGTGTTCATCATCAAGAGTTACTCGGAGGATGACGTGCACCGCTCTATCAAGTATTCGCTCTGGTGTAGCACAGAGCATGGCAACCGGCGCCTGGACAGTGCCTTCCGTGCCCTGGGCAGCAAGGGGCCCGTCTACCTGCTCTTCAGCGTCAATGGCAGTGGCCATTTCTGCGGGGTGGCCGAGATGAAGTCGCCTGTGGACTACGGCACCAGCGCTGGGGTCTGGTCCCAGGACAAGTGGAAGGGCAAGTTCGACGTGAAGTGGATCTTCGTGAAGGACGTGCCCAACAGCCAGCTGCGGCACATCCGACtggaaaacaatgacaacaagccGGTCACCAACTCACGTGACACCCAAGAGgtacccctggagaaggcacGGCAGGTGCTGCGGATCATCGCCTCCTACAGGCACAGCACCTCCATCTTCGACGACTTCTCCCACTATGAGAGgcgccaggaggaggaggaggtggtgcgCAAG GAACGGCAGAGTCGAAGCAAGCAGTGA
- the YTHDF1 gene encoding YTH domain-containing family protein 1 isoform X3: protein MKHVGHQRGPPVQNGSLHQKDTVHDNDFEPYLSGQSNQSNSYPSMADPYLSSYYPPSIGFPYSLNEAPWSTGGDPPIPYLTTYGQLSNGDHHFVHDAVFGQPGGLGSNIYQHRFNFFPENPAFSAWGTSGSQGQQAQSSAYGNSYTYPPSSLGGTIVDGQTGFHGDTLNKAPGMNSLEQGMVGLKIGDVTTSGVKTVGSVVSSVAMTGILSGNGGTNVPLPVSKPTSWAAIASKPAKPQPKMKAKSGPAIGGALPPPPIKHNMDIGTWDNKGSVPKAPAPQQVPASSAAPQPQPAMQPLPAQPPLPAPPQHTAPQQLPQTRWVAPRSRNAAFGQTGGPGSDSNSPGSAQPSTTPSAESHPVLEKLKAAHSYNPKEFDWNLKSGRVFIIKSYSEDDVHRSIKYSLWCSTEHGNRRLDSAFRALGSKGPVYLLFSVNGSGHFCGVAEMKSPVDYGTSAGVWSQDKWKGKFDVKWIFVKDVPNSQLRHIRLENNDNKPVTNSRDTQEVPLEKARQVLRIIASYRHSTSIFDDFSHYERRQEEEEVVRKERQSRSKQ from the exons ATGAAGCATGTCGGCCACCAGCGTGGACCCCCAG TACAAaatggttctttgcatcagaagGATACCGTTCACGACAATGACTTTGAGCCCTACCTTTCCGGACAGTCAAACCAG AGTAACAGTTACCCCTCCATGGCCGACCCCTACCTGTCCAGCTATTACCCACCATCCATCGGATTCCCCTATTCCCTCAACGAGGCACCATGGTCTACAGGAGGGGACCCTCCAATCCCCTACCTCACCACCTATGGACAGCTCAGTAACGGAGACCACCACTTCGTGCACGATGCCGTTTTCGGGCAGCCTGGGGGACTGGGGAGCAACATCTACCAGCACAGGTTCaattttttccctgaaaatcCTGCCTTTTCAGCCTGGGGGACAAGTGGGTCTCAGGGTCAACAGGCTCAGAGTTCAGCGTATGGAAACAGCTACACCTACCCGCCGAGCTCCTTGGGTGGCACAATTGTGGACGGACAGACAGGCTTTCACGGTGATACTCTCAACAAGGCACCAGGAATGAAcagcctggagcagggcatggtgGGCCTGAAGATTGGGGACGTCACCACCTCTGGGGTCAAGACGGTAGGGTCAGTAGTCAGCAGTGTGGCCATGACGGGCATCCTTTCCGGCAATGGCGGGACCAATGTGCCCCTGCCGGTATCGAAGCCGACCTCATGGGCTGCCATTGCCAGCAAACCTGCCAAACCACAACCGAAAATGAAGGCCAAGAGTGGGCCTGCCATCGGGGGGGCGCTGCCCCCGCCACCTATTAAACATAATATGGACATTGGTACTTGGGACAACAAGGGGTCTGTGCCCAAAGCCCCGGCCCCCCAGCAGGTGCCAGCCTCCTCGGcggccccccagccccagccggCCATGCAACCTCTTCCCGCCCAACCTCCCCTTCCGGCCCCACCACAGCACACGGCCCCCCAGCAGCTGCCCCAGACCCGCTGGGTTGCCCCTCGCAGCAGAAATGCGGCGTTTGGGCAGACCGGGGGCCCTGGCAGTGACAGTAACTCCCCTGGGAGCGCCCAGCCCAGCACGACCCCGAGCGCAGAGTCCCACCCCGTCTTAGAAAAACTGAAAGCCGCCCACAGCTACAACCCCAAGGAGTTTGACTGGAACCTGAAGAGCGGGCGCGTGTTCATCATCAAGAGTTACTCGGAGGATGACGTGCACCGCTCTATCAAGTATTCGCTCTGGTGTAGCACAGAGCATGGCAACCGGCGCCTGGACAGTGCCTTCCGTGCCCTGGGCAGCAAGGGGCCCGTCTACCTGCTCTTCAGCGTCAATGGCAGTGGCCATTTCTGCGGGGTGGCCGAGATGAAGTCGCCTGTGGACTACGGCACCAGCGCTGGGGTCTGGTCCCAGGACAAGTGGAAGGGCAAGTTCGACGTGAAGTGGATCTTCGTGAAGGACGTGCCCAACAGCCAGCTGCGGCACATCCGACtggaaaacaatgacaacaagccGGTCACCAACTCACGTGACACCCAAGAGgtacccctggagaaggcacGGCAGGTGCTGCGGATCATCGCCTCCTACAGGCACAGCACCTCCATCTTCGACGACTTCTCCCACTATGAGAGgcgccaggaggaggaggaggtggtgcgCAAG GAACGGCAGAGTCGAAGCAAGCAGTGA
- the YTHDF1 gene encoding YTH domain-containing family protein 1 isoform X2, whose product MSATSVDPQRTKGQDNKVQNGSLHQKDTVHDNDFEPYLSGQSNQSNSYPSMADPYLSSYYPPSIGFPYSLNEAPWSTGGDPPIPYLTTYGQLSNGDHHFVHDAVFGQPGGLGSNIYQHRFNFFPENPAFSAWGTSGSQGQQAQSSAYGNSYTYPPSSLGGTIVDGQTGFHGDTLNKAPGMNSLEQGMVGLKIGDVTTSGVKTVGSVVSSVAMTGILSGNGGTNVPLPVSKPTSWAAIASKPAKPQPKMKAKSGPAIGGALPPPPIKHNMDIGTWDNKGSVPKAPAPQQVPASSAAPQPQPAMQPLPAQPPLPAPPQHTAPQQLPQTRWVAPRSRNAAFGQTGGPGSDSNSPGSAQPSTTPSAESHPVLEKLKAAHSYNPKEFDWNLKSGRVFIIKSYSEDDVHRSIKYSLWCSTEHGNRRLDSAFRALGSKGPVYLLFSVNGSGHFCGVAEMKSPVDYGTSAGVWSQDKWKGKFDVKWIFVKDVPNSQLRHIRLENNDNKPVTNSRDTQEVPLEKARQVLRIIASYRHSTSIFDDFSHYERRQEEEEVVRKERQSRSKQ is encoded by the exons ATGTCGGCCACCAGCGTGGACCCCCAG AGAACAAAAGGACAAGATAATAAAG TACAAaatggttctttgcatcagaagGATACCGTTCACGACAATGACTTTGAGCCCTACCTTTCCGGACAGTCAAACCAG AGTAACAGTTACCCCTCCATGGCCGACCCCTACCTGTCCAGCTATTACCCACCATCCATCGGATTCCCCTATTCCCTCAACGAGGCACCATGGTCTACAGGAGGGGACCCTCCAATCCCCTACCTCACCACCTATGGACAGCTCAGTAACGGAGACCACCACTTCGTGCACGATGCCGTTTTCGGGCAGCCTGGGGGACTGGGGAGCAACATCTACCAGCACAGGTTCaattttttccctgaaaatcCTGCCTTTTCAGCCTGGGGGACAAGTGGGTCTCAGGGTCAACAGGCTCAGAGTTCAGCGTATGGAAACAGCTACACCTACCCGCCGAGCTCCTTGGGTGGCACAATTGTGGACGGACAGACAGGCTTTCACGGTGATACTCTCAACAAGGCACCAGGAATGAAcagcctggagcagggcatggtgGGCCTGAAGATTGGGGACGTCACCACCTCTGGGGTCAAGACGGTAGGGTCAGTAGTCAGCAGTGTGGCCATGACGGGCATCCTTTCCGGCAATGGCGGGACCAATGTGCCCCTGCCGGTATCGAAGCCGACCTCATGGGCTGCCATTGCCAGCAAACCTGCCAAACCACAACCGAAAATGAAGGCCAAGAGTGGGCCTGCCATCGGGGGGGCGCTGCCCCCGCCACCTATTAAACATAATATGGACATTGGTACTTGGGACAACAAGGGGTCTGTGCCCAAAGCCCCGGCCCCCCAGCAGGTGCCAGCCTCCTCGGcggccccccagccccagccggCCATGCAACCTCTTCCCGCCCAACCTCCCCTTCCGGCCCCACCACAGCACACGGCCCCCCAGCAGCTGCCCCAGACCCGCTGGGTTGCCCCTCGCAGCAGAAATGCGGCGTTTGGGCAGACCGGGGGCCCTGGCAGTGACAGTAACTCCCCTGGGAGCGCCCAGCCCAGCACGACCCCGAGCGCAGAGTCCCACCCCGTCTTAGAAAAACTGAAAGCCGCCCACAGCTACAACCCCAAGGAGTTTGACTGGAACCTGAAGAGCGGGCGCGTGTTCATCATCAAGAGTTACTCGGAGGATGACGTGCACCGCTCTATCAAGTATTCGCTCTGGTGTAGCACAGAGCATGGCAACCGGCGCCTGGACAGTGCCTTCCGTGCCCTGGGCAGCAAGGGGCCCGTCTACCTGCTCTTCAGCGTCAATGGCAGTGGCCATTTCTGCGGGGTGGCCGAGATGAAGTCGCCTGTGGACTACGGCACCAGCGCTGGGGTCTGGTCCCAGGACAAGTGGAAGGGCAAGTTCGACGTGAAGTGGATCTTCGTGAAGGACGTGCCCAACAGCCAGCTGCGGCACATCCGACtggaaaacaatgacaacaagccGGTCACCAACTCACGTGACACCCAAGAGgtacccctggagaaggcacGGCAGGTGCTGCGGATCATCGCCTCCTACAGGCACAGCACCTCCATCTTCGACGACTTCTCCCACTATGAGAGgcgccaggaggaggaggaggtggtgcgCAAG GAACGGCAGAGTCGAAGCAAGCAGTGA
- the YTHDF1 gene encoding YTH domain-containing family protein 1 isoform X4 — MADPYLSSYYPPSIGFPYSLNEAPWSTGGDPPIPYLTTYGQLSNGDHHFVHDAVFGQPGGLGSNIYQHRFNFFPENPAFSAWGTSGSQGQQAQSSAYGNSYTYPPSSLGGTIVDGQTGFHGDTLNKAPGMNSLEQGMVGLKIGDVTTSGVKTVGSVVSSVAMTGILSGNGGTNVPLPVSKPTSWAAIASKPAKPQPKMKAKSGPAIGGALPPPPIKHNMDIGTWDNKGSVPKAPAPQQVPASSAAPQPQPAMQPLPAQPPLPAPPQHTAPQQLPQTRWVAPRSRNAAFGQTGGPGSDSNSPGSAQPSTTPSAESHPVLEKLKAAHSYNPKEFDWNLKSGRVFIIKSYSEDDVHRSIKYSLWCSTEHGNRRLDSAFRALGSKGPVYLLFSVNGSGHFCGVAEMKSPVDYGTSAGVWSQDKWKGKFDVKWIFVKDVPNSQLRHIRLENNDNKPVTNSRDTQEVPLEKARQVLRIIASYRHSTSIFDDFSHYERRQEEEEVVRKERQSRSKQ; from the exons ATGGCCGACCCCTACCTGTCCAGCTATTACCCACCATCCATCGGATTCCCCTATTCCCTCAACGAGGCACCATGGTCTACAGGAGGGGACCCTCCAATCCCCTACCTCACCACCTATGGACAGCTCAGTAACGGAGACCACCACTTCGTGCACGATGCCGTTTTCGGGCAGCCTGGGGGACTGGGGAGCAACATCTACCAGCACAGGTTCaattttttccctgaaaatcCTGCCTTTTCAGCCTGGGGGACAAGTGGGTCTCAGGGTCAACAGGCTCAGAGTTCAGCGTATGGAAACAGCTACACCTACCCGCCGAGCTCCTTGGGTGGCACAATTGTGGACGGACAGACAGGCTTTCACGGTGATACTCTCAACAAGGCACCAGGAATGAAcagcctggagcagggcatggtgGGCCTGAAGATTGGGGACGTCACCACCTCTGGGGTCAAGACGGTAGGGTCAGTAGTCAGCAGTGTGGCCATGACGGGCATCCTTTCCGGCAATGGCGGGACCAATGTGCCCCTGCCGGTATCGAAGCCGACCTCATGGGCTGCCATTGCCAGCAAACCTGCCAAACCACAACCGAAAATGAAGGCCAAGAGTGGGCCTGCCATCGGGGGGGCGCTGCCCCCGCCACCTATTAAACATAATATGGACATTGGTACTTGGGACAACAAGGGGTCTGTGCCCAAAGCCCCGGCCCCCCAGCAGGTGCCAGCCTCCTCGGcggccccccagccccagccggCCATGCAACCTCTTCCCGCCCAACCTCCCCTTCCGGCCCCACCACAGCACACGGCCCCCCAGCAGCTGCCCCAGACCCGCTGGGTTGCCCCTCGCAGCAGAAATGCGGCGTTTGGGCAGACCGGGGGCCCTGGCAGTGACAGTAACTCCCCTGGGAGCGCCCAGCCCAGCACGACCCCGAGCGCAGAGTCCCACCCCGTCTTAGAAAAACTGAAAGCCGCCCACAGCTACAACCCCAAGGAGTTTGACTGGAACCTGAAGAGCGGGCGCGTGTTCATCATCAAGAGTTACTCGGAGGATGACGTGCACCGCTCTATCAAGTATTCGCTCTGGTGTAGCACAGAGCATGGCAACCGGCGCCTGGACAGTGCCTTCCGTGCCCTGGGCAGCAAGGGGCCCGTCTACCTGCTCTTCAGCGTCAATGGCAGTGGCCATTTCTGCGGGGTGGCCGAGATGAAGTCGCCTGTGGACTACGGCACCAGCGCTGGGGTCTGGTCCCAGGACAAGTGGAAGGGCAAGTTCGACGTGAAGTGGATCTTCGTGAAGGACGTGCCCAACAGCCAGCTGCGGCACATCCGACtggaaaacaatgacaacaagccGGTCACCAACTCACGTGACACCCAAGAGgtacccctggagaaggcacGGCAGGTGCTGCGGATCATCGCCTCCTACAGGCACAGCACCTCCATCTTCGACGACTTCTCCCACTATGAGAGgcgccaggaggaggaggaggtggtgcgCAAG GAACGGCAGAGTCGAAGCAAGCAGTGA